The DNA sequence GTTTTACGTTTATTTCATGTGAAAAATCTACTAAGATCACAGATATTTCTGAAATAAAAGCGAAAATAGAAATATACCAGAGTTTATCGGATAAAAATGACAATACAGTTTCTGTCATTTTATATGACAAAAAGAATAAAGAGATTGTCAATAAATCCATCAACATATTTGTGAATGGCAGGAAAGCTGATTATAAAGTTATACAGAGTTTATACTACAGCAAAAATTATTATTACCGTACAGAAAATATACCCCCTGAAAACGATATGTATGAACTGAAAATTCAGTTACCAAATGAGAAAAAATTTTTATTAGGAAGTGGATCAGCACTTGCGTTAAGTAATCCTGATAAAATCATTTATAACAAAACAGCTCCTTTGAATAAGGATTATTCTATTCAATGGTCAGATCTTTACGATGTGAATCATTTAAATATCACCAAAAGTGTTCAGGTAGAAAATACACAAGATCCTACTATAACAATGCTTGTTGATGAGCCGGATGACATCATCAATATCACCTCCAATGGAAACTATGTGCTCAAAAAAGAGAAACTTAACCTGCCTAATGGAAAGTTAAGGATGATGATTCTAAAATTTACAGCTAAGAAAACAGGAACCCTTAATCCCGATCTTCTTAAAGAGAGTACTTTTGTCATCGATGGTAATCACCAGAAACTGATTGATTTTAAATAAAAATAGCTGCAATTTTATTTTCATTTCATTAATTTCACTATTCATTTTTGTAAATTAGTTTGTTAAAAAATTGCAATCTATCGTGTTATGGAAAAATACGCACAATCTTCAGATGGTCAGAAAATCCACTATAGAGAATCAGGTAAAGGAAATATTTCAATTATTTTTGTCCACGGATGGCTGGGGAATGTAGATTGGTGGACTGACCAGGTTGATTATCTCAAGAATCAATTCAATATCATACAAATGGATCTGGCGGGGCATGGAAAATCCGACAAATCCAGACAAAACTGGAACAGTGATCAATATGCTGAAGATATAAAAGCTGTAGCTGATCAGATTCAATCACAGGAAATTATACTTGTAGGGCACTCAATGTCTGGCGCATATGTATTGGAAGCTGCGTTGAAAATCCCAAAACTAAAAGGTGTTATTTTAATTGATACCATTAAAGATCTCGACGAACAATATACAGAAGAAGCGGTTGAAGAGTTTTTATTCGTCAATTACCGAAATGATTTCAAGAATGCTGTAGAAAACATTCTACCACAATATCTTTTTGCAGAGTCAACTCCAGCTCCGGTAAAAGAAAGGATACAGCATGAGTTTCTTCAAAGTACTGGAGAGACAGCTGTTGAGTTACTCAAGCCTTTATACCAAACAGATTTTAGAAAAGCGGCAGCACAGATCAACGTTCCAGTCCGAGCCATCAATTCTGATGCACAACCTACTAATATTGATGCAAACCGTAAGTATTTAAAAGATTTTGATTATGTAACAATAGAGGGTGTCGGCCACTATCCTATGCTGGAGAAGCCTACTGAATTTAATCTTATTCTTGAAAATGTTATAAAACAACTGATGTAGGCTTTTATCTCTACACCTTAAAGAATTAAAAACCCGTCTTACAATAAGAACGGGTTTTATTTTTAAAATTATAATCCCGAAAAACGACCGATTTGTACAATTTTCAATTCAGTATGTACTATAATTTTGTCTCATAATACCATTCATTATGAGACCTCTTATTTTATTTGTATACATCATTATCGGAAGTGGGATATTGTTTGTTAACATTTACAATTCCCTTATTGACGCTCCGAATTGGGGAAGAAACATTCCAGACTCCCTTGAAACGGCAAGAAATTATTTTCAGCAAAAAACACCAGGAGATTTTTTTAAAATTGTAGGTATGTCTTATCACCTCATCGGATTGGTTACTATCATTTTGCTATGGAATTCATATCCACAGGTGAAAGGATATATGATTCCGGCATTTGTCCTTTTTATACTCGCTGATGTATTAACGGTCGTCTATTTTTTCCCAAGGAACAGTATTCTTTTTGAACAAAAACCTATTGATATCAAAGCTGCGGTTCAAGCATGGAAAGAATGGAGCAGAATGAACTGGATACGCTCATTACTACTGTTGACAGGGATTGTACTTTCTTGTATCGCCTTGCACAGGACTTATAGATAGTTACTTTAGCTTATTAATGTACTTATGGATAAAATAATAAGAACGGCTTCCATCCGTCACTTCGAGTAGGCTTTCGAAGAAAGGCGTATCGAGAAGTTGTCTACACAGGTTCTCGATACAAAATTATTTTCCACGTGCGTTGCAAATAATTTCACTCGAACTGACGATTTTTAGACTATAACAATAGAATGACAAAAACCACTTCCATCCGTCACTTCGAGTAGGCTTACGCAGAAAGGCGTATCGAGAAGTTGTCTACACAGGTTCTCGATATAAAATTATTTTCCACTTTCGTTGCAAATAATTTTTACTCGAACTGACGAATTTTCCCTTTAATTTATAACCTTTTTACTCTATTAAAAAAATTCAATAAAAACCTTTCCCCATTTCAAAAAACTTCCCGAAATTAGCGGTCTGTGCGTTAAATATCAATTAATGAATTAAAAACAAGTAAACAAAACATACAGTAAAACTTAGCATAAGTTTTCTTCGGGGCAGGGTGTAATTCCCTACCGGCGGTTACAGTCCGCGACTCCTTTCTTTTGAAGGGACTGATTTGGTGAAATTCCAAAACCGACAGTTAAAGTCTGGATGGGAGAAGAAAATGAAACAATCAATAGGGTCATCTTATGGACTTATTGATTTGTATTTCATTTCCATGTACCGAAGTGTATTTTAACTTTTAAAGTAAAATAACATGGAAAAATTATTAGAAAAATTCGGAGTTACCTCCAGAGAACGTGTAGAAAATGCACTTTTAAAATTACAACAAGGCAAAGGTATCCTTTTAGTAGATGATGAAAACCGTGAAAACGAAGGTGACATCATCTTTCCCGCCTCCACTATTACAGAACAAGACATGGCACTTTTGATCCGCGAATGCAGCGGCATTGTTTGTTTATGCATTTCAGAGGAAAAAAGTAAACGTCTCAATCTCCGTCCGATGGTGGAAACCAACAACAGTAAGAATCAAACAGCATTTACCATTTCTATTGAAGCCAAAGAAGGTGTTGAATCAGGCGTTTCAGCGAAAGACCGTGTAACAACGATCAGGACAGCGGTTGCAGAAAATGCTATAGCGGATCATATTGCAAGTCCTGGGCATGTTTTTCCTCTTATTGCTAAAAAAGACGGTGTTTTTGCAAGAAGAGGGCACACTGAAGGAAGTGTAGATCTTGTAAAAATGGCTAATCTGGGTGATGATGCCGTACTTTGTGAACTGACCAATGAAGACGGTTCTATGGCAAGGCTTCCTGAAATTGCGGATTTTGCCGTAAAAAAAGGAATGAGCGTGGTCACCATTGAAGATATTCATGCCTACCGTAAAATGATCAGTCAAAACTAAAATATAATAACTTAACGCACAGAAAACAGCTCCGGATATTAGTCAGGAGCTGTTTTTACTTTAAATAAAATGAGAATTAAAAAGTGGCTGCAGGAGCTGTTGAATTATTGAGCTTTTTCTCAAGATTCGTTTTCTTACCTTTTGAAAAATCGTAGCTGAGCCCAAGAACAAACATCGATTTATTATTTATAATCTGGCTGTTTCGGGAATAGTTAACCAAACTTTCCGGAAGACTTTTGGTTTTATATTCCGAAGGCATTCCCAACCAGTATAATCCTGTAGAGAATGTCCAGTCTTTATGTTTATAATTGACAAAAATGTGATTTGCATTTTCATTCGTATTGAGAAATGCACCGCTAAGCAAATAAACAGGAATATTAAACTGATACTGTACTGAGAATGATTTATATTCTGAAGACAATTCTAAGTTATTCGCGATATAATTATTTTTGATCAATGCTCCTTTGCTGGTTCTTATCGTTTCTGATGAAGGGGCAATCATCGCTTTGATCACAAGAAGACTGTTTCCAAAAGGTTTATAGGAACCTGTAAGCTGCAGTCCATACTGTTTCGAACTTTTTGCATTTTCGTAAGTAAGAGCATACCCTCCAAAGGTGTCGTCCATCACATAAAACTGGTTGATGGTACGTCGGGTATCTGAATAGAATAAATTGGCATTGAAATCAAAATACTTATTATTTAAGGAATAGATCAGGTTATTTCCCCATGTTAACTGTGATTTAAGATAGGGATTTCCTTTTTGTACAATGTTGGGTGCCATCTGAACCACGTTGCTGCTTAATGCAGCACTCCACGGGCTTTTCGGTTTATAGCTGCTGGTCAGACGCAGACTCTGATTCCCTTTAAGCTGATATCCTAAAATAACTTTCGGGGTAATGGACCATTCATCAAAAGTAGTTTCGGCACTTTTATTATGAATATTGGTCAGCCCCGCACCCACCCGGTATGAAAACTTATCAATTTTACCGGAGAACTCGGTATAAAAATACTGCTCTAAATAATTTACTTTGTACTGTGAGAATCCTGCAAGATTCTGGAGATCGTTAGCGATGGACGTATTGGAAATACGATAGCCGGAAGACAGCTTTCCACTCTCAAAATCATGAGTATGAGCGATCTCTCCCACAAAACCAGTCTGTTTAGCTTTGAGGTTCATATCATTATCAAACACTGAATTCCCTGAAGAGGTAATCCACTCTTTAGTAAATTCGGATGTATCGGTGGTAAAGTGAGAACCCACAACATTCAAACTTAATTCATCTTTTTTACTTAGTTTTTTTGAAAAATACAAATCAAGTGTTGGCGTTACATAATCTGTACCTCCTCTTTTCATCATAGTATGCCCTTCTGTAACATCATCTTTTGTAAACGTACTTTCTCCGCTACCATTAACGAAAGTATGAAGGATATTCATATTCAATTTCGCTTGGAATGAATAATTGTCAGGAACCGTCCGGGTATATCTTAAAGCAATACTCTGATCAGTATATCCAAAGTGATCTTTCTTATTTTCATCGGAAAGATAACGGGTATTATTGAGCTGATAATCATAGATACTGTGTACTCTTCTGTTATCATAATCCCTTAAATTCATAGAATACTCTAAGCCAAAATTATTTTTACCTTTCGTATAGTTGGCATATGCTGATCCATTAACGAATCCTGTATTTAAAGCAGACATTACATCGGCTCCAAAAACATATCCTGTCTCACTGGATCTTGTAATCACATTAATAACTGTGTCCGCTCTTGTTGCCCATCTTGCAGGTGGGATATCATAGTATTCCACCTTTACCACTTCACTTGGTGCTATGCTTCGGATCTGCATATCCGTAGCTTCAATTCCGTTAATAAGGAATAAAGAAGTCCCTCCTTTGGTACTTTTGAGGGTATTCGAAATAGGGTCAAGCTGCAGTTCAGGTAATGTCTTCAGCAGGTCTTTTGCATAACGTGCCTTTTCTAATGCTGCTTTATCAAAAGTATATACTGCTTTATCCGCAAATTGTTTTTTACGTTGAGATTTTATAATCACCTCCTGGATTTCTGCCGTTTTTGTTTTATCAATCGTGTCATTTTTAATGCTTTCCTGCGAAAACACAAAAACTCCACAAAGAAAAAGGATGGCACTTATTGTTTTTTTCATGTCAGAAATAGAATAATATAAAATATGACAAGCAGAATCTGATATGTATTACATGATAGAGACATCCAAACCATGAATAAAGTCATAACTCACATTATATAAATGTTTTATTTTCATTTAATTATTCATTTCTATTCATTATTGCCCACTTTTTGCTGCAATCTCTACTAATACAATTATTAAATTTAAAGGCA is a window from the Chryseobacterium sp. T16E-39 genome containing:
- a CDS encoding alpha/beta fold hydrolase yields the protein MEKYAQSSDGQKIHYRESGKGNISIIFVHGWLGNVDWWTDQVDYLKNQFNIIQMDLAGHGKSDKSRQNWNSDQYAEDIKAVADQIQSQEIILVGHSMSGAYVLEAALKIPKLKGVILIDTIKDLDEQYTEEAVEEFLFVNYRNDFKNAVENILPQYLFAESTPAPVKERIQHEFLQSTGETAVELLKPLYQTDFRKAAAQINVPVRAINSDAQPTNIDANRKYLKDFDYVTIEGVGHYPMLEKPTEFNLILENVIKQLM
- the ribB gene encoding 3,4-dihydroxy-2-butanone-4-phosphate synthase, which produces MEKLLEKFGVTSRERVENALLKLQQGKGILLVDDENRENEGDIIFPASTITEQDMALLIRECSGIVCLCISEEKSKRLNLRPMVETNNSKNQTAFTISIEAKEGVESGVSAKDRVTTIRTAVAENAIADHIASPGHVFPLIAKKDGVFARRGHTEGSVDLVKMANLGDDAVLCELTNEDGSMARLPEIADFAVKKGMSVVTIEDIHAYRKMISQN
- a CDS encoding outer membrane beta-barrel protein encodes the protein MKKTISAILFLCGVFVFSQESIKNDTIDKTKTAEIQEVIIKSQRKKQFADKAVYTFDKAALEKARYAKDLLKTLPELQLDPISNTLKSTKGGTSLFLINGIEATDMQIRSIAPSEVVKVEYYDIPPARWATRADTVINVITRSSETGYVFGADVMSALNTGFVNGSAYANYTKGKNNFGLEYSMNLRDYDNRRVHSIYDYQLNNTRYLSDENKKDHFGYTDQSIALRYTRTVPDNYSFQAKLNMNILHTFVNGSGESTFTKDDVTEGHTMMKRGGTDYVTPTLDLYFSKKLSKKDELSLNVVGSHFTTDTSEFTKEWITSSGNSVFDNDMNLKAKQTGFVGEIAHTHDFESGKLSSGYRISNTSIANDLQNLAGFSQYKVNYLEQYFYTEFSGKIDKFSYRVGAGLTNIHNKSAETTFDEWSITPKVILGYQLKGNQSLRLTSSYKPKSPWSAALSSNVVQMAPNIVQKGNPYLKSQLTWGNNLIYSLNNKYFDFNANLFYSDTRRTINQFYVMDDTFGGYALTYENAKSSKQYGLQLTGSYKPFGNSLLVIKAMIAPSSETIRTSKGALIKNNYIANNLELSSEYKSFSVQYQFNIPVYLLSGAFLNTNENANHIFVNYKHKDWTFSTGLYWLGMPSEYKTKSLPESLVNYSRNSQIINNKSMFVLGLSYDFSKGKKTNLEKKLNNSTAPAATF
- a CDS encoding anthrone oxygenase family protein, with the protein product MRPLILFVYIIIGSGILFVNIYNSLIDAPNWGRNIPDSLETARNYFQQKTPGDFFKIVGMSYHLIGLVTIILLWNSYPQVKGYMIPAFVLFILADVLTVVYFFPRNSILFEQKPIDIKAAVQAWKEWSRMNWIRSLLLLTGIVLSCIALHRTYR